A window of Nocardia arthritidis genomic DNA:
ATGGCAGTGCGCGTCGACCAGTCCGGGCACGATCCATCCTGTGCGGCAAAGGGTTTCGGCATCGGACACCGGTTCGAAGGACACCGCGCCCGCGCGCACCCAGATATCGCGGACCTCGTCATCCGGCAGAACAACACCGCGTAGATGCACCGCAACCCTCCTGGACGTCGTCGGCTGTCCTCAACTTACCTCCAGGAAAACCTAGCCATCGAAGACGACCACACCCGGTCGCTCCCGGCACACCTCCCACACCGCCGCGAGCCCGATTCCGATCAGCGGATGGTCGCCGCTCCCCCGCCGCACGCAGATATTGTGCCGCCGGAACGGCCGGGGCTCCCCGTGCAGCGGCACCCGGACCACCGCGAGATCACCGGGCAGACTGGCCAGCCGCGGCACCAGGCTGACCCCGAAGCCCTGCGCGATCATGGCGGAAATCCCGATCCAATCGATCGCGCGATGGCCGACGTGCGGCGTGAATCCCGCGGCGGCGCAGGCGGCCAGCAGGAATTGCTGATGGGCGACGCGATCCGGCGCCCCGATCCATACCTCCCCGGCCGTCTCGGCCAGCGCGATACTCGTCCGCGCGGCGAAGGAGTGCCCGGCCGGAACGAGCAGGTCCTGCGGGTCATCCAGCAGGGGCCACTGTTCGAAGCGCAGATCGTCCGGCGGCGGAGTATCCACGGTCGGGAAGACGACGGCGATATCGATATCACCCGCCAGCAGCAGATCCAGGCAAAGCCCGCTCTCGTCGGAGCAGAGCTCGACGGTGAGCCGCGGATGTACCGCGCGCAACCGGGCCGCCGCGGGCGCGACCACCGCGGTCGCCGTCGGCGAGCTGCCGATCCGCAGCACGCCCGCGATGCCGTCGCGATGTGCGGCCAACTCGGCCCGCGCCCGTTCCGCCTGTGCCGCAAGCAGATCCGCGTGCCGCAGCAGGGTGTGCGCGGCCGCGGTGAGCTGGACGCGGCGACCGATCTGTTCCAGCAGTCGCACGTCGAGTTCGTTGGCGAGCTGACGCAACTGCTGGGATACCGTCGACGGCGTCAGGTGCAGCGCCCGCGCCGCCGCGGTCACGGTGCCGTGCTCGCGCACCATGCGAAGGGTATGCAGCCGCGGATCAATCATTCGGTAATTCAACACGATTCGCTGCGGAATCTTTCGATGGACCCGAACGCCGGATGCGGTGAACACTGCGAATATGACCAGCGAAATCTGCACGCACTGCGGACAGCCGATCGATCGCGCCGACCGCACCATGTCCCGCCACCGCACCTCGGAGGGCACCGTCGTCTACACGCGCTGCGCCTGCGGCGGTGTGCACATCTGGCTGGAAGCGCACACCCGCAGCCTGCTCGCCGGTTGAAAAAGAATCGGCTACTTCTTCGGGAATTTGAGCTTCGACAGGTCGAAACCCTCCAGCCCCGGCGGCAATTCGTTCAATCCGGCGGGCATATCGGACAGGTCCGGCATTCCGGCGGGCAGCCCACCCATGCCGGGCAGACCGGGGAAGCCGCCGCGCACCTTCGGCGGCGTCGGGCCACGACCGCCCTTCTTACCCTTCTTGCCGCCCTTCTTGTTGTTGCGACGTCCCGCACCGGGCAGCCCCATCTGGCGGCCCATCGCCGCCATCATCTTCTTCGCGTCGAAGAAGCGATCGACGAGCTGATTCACCTCGGATACCGATACGCCCGAACCGTTCGCGATGCGCAGCCGCCGGGAGGCATTGATGATCTTGGGATTATCCCGCTCGGCGGGTGTCATACCGCGGATGATCGCCTGCACCCGATCCAGCTGCTTATCGTCGATCTGGGCGAGCGCGTCCTTCATCTGACCGGCGCCGGGCAGCATGCCGAGCAGATTGCCGATCGGACCCATCTTGCGGATCGCGAGCATCTGATCGAGGAAGTCCTCGAGGGTGAGCTCACCGCTGCCGATCTTGCGCGCGGCCTCCTCGGCCTGCTTCGCGTCGTATACCTGCTCGGCCTGTTCGATGAGGGTGAGCACATCGCCCATGCCGAGGATGCGGCTCGCCATCCGGTCCGGATGGAAGACATCGAAATCCTCCAGCTTTTCGCCGGTGGACGCGAACAGGATCGGCACGCCGGTGACCTCGCGCACGCTCAGCGCCGCACCGCCGCGAGCGTCGCCGTCGAGCTTGGTGAGCACGACGCCGGTGAAGCCGACACCGTCGCGGAACGCCTCGGCGGTGGTGACCGCGTCCTGACCGATCATGGCGTCGAGCACGAACAGGATCTCGTCCGGCTGCACGGCATCGCGAATGCCGGCGGCCTGCTGCATGAGTTCGGCGTCGATGCCGAGGCGGCCCGCGGTGTCGACGATGACGATGTCGTGCTGCTTCTGCCTGGCCTCCTCGATACCCGAGCGGGCCACGTTGATCGGGTCGGCCGCGGAGATGCCCAACGGGTTCTCGCCGCCGCCGATCGAGGTGCCGGGATGCGGCGCGTAAACGGGGACGCCCGCGCGCTCACCGACCACCTGCAGCTGCGTGACGGCGCCGGGGCGCTGCAGATCGCAGGCCACCAGGATGGGCTGATGTCCT
This region includes:
- a CDS encoding LysR family transcriptional regulator, with product MIDPRLHTLRMVREHGTVTAAARALHLTPSTVSQQLRQLANELDVRLLEQIGRRVQLTAAAHTLLRHADLLAAQAERARAELAAHRDGIAGVLRIGSSPTATAVVAPAAARLRAVHPRLTVELCSDESGLCLDLLLAGDIDIAVVFPTVDTPPPDDLRFEQWPLLDDPQDLLVPAGHSFAARTSIALAETAGEVWIGAPDRVAHQQFLLAACAAAGFTPHVGHRAIDWIGISAMIAQGFGVSLVPRLASLPGDLAVVRVPLHGEPRPFRRHNICVRRGSGDHPLIGIGLAAVWEVCRERPGVVVFDG
- the ffh gene encoding signal recognition particle protein; protein product: MFESLSDRLTGALKDLRGKGRLSPADIDATCREIRLALLEADVALPVVRGFIARIKERAKGSEVSAALNPAQQVVKIVNEELVGILGGETRRLNLAKNPPSVIMLAGLQGAGKTTLAGKLAKWLKGQGHQPILVACDLQRPGAVTQLQVVGERAGVPVYAPHPGTSIGGGENPLGISAADPINVARSGIEEARQKQHDIVIVDTAGRLGIDAELMQQAAGIRDAVQPDEILFVLDAMIGQDAVTTAEAFRDGVGFTGVVLTKLDGDARGGAALSVREVTGVPILFASTGEKLEDFDVFHPDRMASRILGMGDVLTLIEQAEQVYDAKQAEEAARKIGSGELTLEDFLDQMLAIRKMGPIGNLLGMLPGAGQMKDALAQIDDKQLDRVQAIIRGMTPAERDNPKIINASRRLRIANGSGVSVSEVNQLVDRFFDAKKMMAAMGRQMGLPGAGRRNNKKGGKKGKKGGRGPTPPKVRGGFPGLPGMGGLPAGMPDLSDMPAGLNELPPGLEGFDLSKLKFPKK